GCAAAGCAACAGGGCATGACGCTGCTGGAGGTGATGGTCGCCCTGGTGATCTTCTCCACCGCCGCGCTGGCGCTGATGAACTCGGTGTCGCTGAACGTGCGCTTTACCTACGGGCTGGCGGATACGTTACAGGCCAGCTGGGTAGCGGAAAACCAGCTGGCGGAAGCGCAGCTGATGCAGAGCGACTTCCCCGATAGCGAAGAAGAGGGGAACGAAACCCAGGGCGGGCGCAGCTGGACCTGGCGCAAGCAGCGGGTGAAAACCACCGAACACGGCCTGGTGGATGAGATCCGCGTCTGGGCCGACGGCGACGACAGCCAGCCGGTGATTACCCTGGATATCATCCCGCCAGGAGAGAACAAGTGAAACAGACAAGGCGCCAGCAGGGGTTCACCCTGCTGGAGATCATGATTGCGCTGACCATCTTCGCGGTGATCAGCACTCTGGCCTGGCAAATTCTGGACGGCGCGATGCGCACCAGCTCCGCCACCGATGCCAGCGCGGCGAAGCTCAACCAGCTGCAGCGTGCCTGGAGCCTGCTGGAGCGCGATTTT
This Leclercia sp. S52 DNA region includes the following protein-coding sequences:
- the gspI gene encoding type II secretion system minor pseudopilin GspI; protein product: MAKAKQQGMTLLEVMVALVIFSTAALALMNSVSLNVRFTYGLADTLQASWVAENQLAEAQLMQSDFPDSEEEGNETQGGRSWTWRKQRVKTTEHGLVDEIRVWADGDDSQPVITLDIIPPGENK